A genomic window from Flavobacterium johnsoniae includes:
- the wecB gene encoding non-hydrolyzing UDP-N-acetylglucosamine 2-epimerase: MKITIIAGARPNFIKIAPIINAIKSKQNEGLDVSFRLVHTGQHYDKNLSDTFFEELNIPHPNVNLEVKSGSQAKQTAAIMIAFEKELLQNPSDLVLVVGDVNSTMACSIVAKKCHTKVAHVEAGIRSGDLTMPEEINRMLTDSITDYFFTTSTSASENLLKLGSDPENVHFVGNVMIDTLYQNINRSSAPVFWNEHQLKEKNYIILTLHRPANVDEVSSLIDLLHGIDSLVNDKKIIFPIHPRTQAILSESKIEFKNIVFVSPQGYLNFMYLIKNSFAVITDSGGISEETTVLGIPCFTMRDNTERPETESIGTNTIVGTSFENLKKVFGSFLQNGAKKSGIPELWDGKASERIVSILLDK; the protein is encoded by the coding sequence ATGAAAATTACCATAATTGCAGGTGCAAGACCAAACTTTATAAAAATAGCACCGATTATTAATGCTATCAAAAGCAAGCAAAATGAAGGTTTAGATGTTTCATTTCGTTTGGTTCACACCGGTCAGCATTATGATAAAAACTTAAGTGATACTTTTTTTGAGGAATTAAATATTCCGCATCCAAATGTAAATTTGGAAGTAAAAAGTGGTTCACAAGCCAAACAAACTGCGGCAATTATGATTGCTTTTGAAAAAGAATTACTTCAAAATCCAAGTGATTTGGTTTTGGTTGTTGGCGACGTTAACTCAACAATGGCATGCTCAATTGTGGCTAAAAAATGCCATACAAAAGTAGCACATGTTGAAGCTGGAATTCGCTCTGGAGATTTAACAATGCCCGAAGAAATCAACCGAATGCTGACGGACAGTATTACAGATTACTTTTTTACAACCTCAACATCGGCTTCAGAAAATTTACTGAAATTAGGTTCTGATCCTGAAAATGTACATTTTGTGGGCAACGTTATGATTGATACTTTATATCAAAATATCAATAGAAGTTCGGCGCCAGTTTTTTGGAACGAACATCAATTAAAAGAAAAAAATTATATCATTTTAACCTTACATCGTCCGGCAAATGTTGATGAAGTTTCATCTCTTATCGATTTACTTCACGGAATTGATTCTTTAGTCAATGACAAAAAAATAATTTTCCCTATTCATCCGAGAACGCAGGCAATTTTAAGCGAAAGTAAAATTGAATTTAAAAACATCGTTTTTGTTTCGCCTCAAGGTTATCTGAATTTCATGTATTTAATCAAAAATAGTTTTGCGGTTATTACTGATAGCGGCGGAATTTCTGAAGAAACAACTGTTCTCGGAATTCCATGTTTTACAATGCGTGATAACACGGAAAGACCTGAAACAGAATCTATTGGAACGAACACAATTGTGGGAACTTCTTTTGAAAATCTGAAAAAAGTTTTTGGTTCATTTTTGCAAAATGGCGCCAAAAAAAGTGGTATTCCAGAATTATGGGATGGAAAAGCATCGGAAAGAATTGTTTCAATTTTATTGGATAAATAA
- a CDS encoding ORF6N domain-containing protein, which produces MDDISLLSEETISNKIYFIRGQKVMLDGDLALLYGIETKVLKQAVKRNLSRFPDDFMFELTKVEYDSSRSQIVTLKNGRGSNLKYLPYVFTEHGILMLSSVLKSDKAIQTNIQIMRIFTKVRQMFLDTTEIKVDILHPEASGQKKLENHDKNIELVFSYLDELTEKKENEAERVKIGYKK; this is translated from the coding sequence ACGATATATCTCTACTTTCTGAAGAAACAATTTCTAATAAAATATATTTTATCCGCGGTCAGAAAGTGATGCTTGATGGCGATTTGGCATTACTTTATGGGATAGAGACCAAAGTATTAAAGCAAGCTGTTAAAAGAAATTTATCAAGATTTCCCGATGATTTTATGTTTGAACTTACTAAAGTGGAATATGATTCTTCAAGGTCACAAATTGTGACCTTGAAGAATGGTAGAGGTTCAAACTTAAAATATCTTCCTTATGTCTTTACAGAACATGGAATTTTAATGCTTTCAAGCGTGCTAAAAAGCGACAAAGCAATCCAAACCAATATTCAAATTATGAGGATTTTCACAAAAGTTAGGCAAATGTTTTTGGACACAACTGAAATTAAAGTTGATATACTTCATCCCGAAGCCTCGGGACAAAAGAAGTTAGAGAATCATGATAAGAATATTGAATTAGTTTTTTCTTATTTAGATGAATTGACTGAGAAAAAAGAAAACGAAGCTGAAAGAGTAAAGATTGGTTATAAAAAATAA